In a single window of the Dinghuibacter silviterrae genome:
- a CDS encoding efflux RND transporter permease subunit — MLKIFIRRPVLSTVISVIIVLLGIVGMVQLPVAQYPDISPPTIQVSATYTGANADVVLKSVIVPLEEAINGVEGMSYMTSTATNTGSATISVYFRVGTNPDMDAVNVQNRVSSATSLLPATVSQAGVTVNKQQSSLLLIASLYSDNPAYDGTFLQNYAEINILPQLKRLNGVGNASVFGSRKYSMRIWLKPDKMAAYKLTPQDVNDALSEQNMEAAPGKFGENSDQSFQYVIRYTGQLKSVPEFSNIIVKASSDGGLVRLSDVARVELGAQDYSVYGLAQGKPAAMLAVSQIPGSNARSVILASEKVLEQAAGSLPAGVHYQVDVDINKFLDASIEKVVRTLVECFALVFLVIFIFLQDVRSTIIHGVSVPVAITGTFFFLYLFGYSINLLTLFALVLAIGIVVDDAIVVVEAVHAKLEQGYRSPRKAAIDAMGEISGAIVSITLVMSAVFIPVTFIGGSTGVFFKQFGVTLAVAILISAINALTLCPALAALFLKPLHEEEGATIKRRFQQGFNAAYAAMAEKYSRCVRFLTHRTWIAAIAVLFFGTGFYLLFTYTPSSFVPDEDMGVVFVNITLPPASSLERSGQVADTLDKMLSTVPGVERSIRLVGQNFLAGSGSSYAILILELKDWGKRKGITNNDVIQEINRRTAHFKDADLLSFSLPTITGFSNSGGFEFQLEDKGGHSTAEFYQVAQSFLAGLRKRPEIMFASTPFNPNFPQYLMEVNVARCKQANISVSSLLNTISIYYGASYASNFTEFGKQYRVMVQADTAYRASIEGLNKIYIRVTDSGMAPVSSFISMHRVYGPESISRFNLFSSMSVSGSPSPAYSTGQALQAIRDVAARSLPSGYGYEFSGISLEEENSGTQTVYIFILSLVFVYFILSGLYESYLLPLAVLLSLPVGLTGQLLFARLFGLDKNIYMQVCMVMLIGLLSKNAILIVEFAIDRRRLGMPLVQSAIEGAQARLRPILMTSFAFIFGLMPLMFSSGVGAHGNRSIGTGAIGGMLTGTILGVFLTPVLYVLFQGLQERFSGPARPLDEPEDEHNPIPIRPLMVILFAGLFFSSCKVTQPYSKPATALPTHYRDQAMVDTTTLATLPWRSLFSDPKLQALIQEGLSANLDIKSAIETIHSSEATLQQSRAALLPSLSADAGATIQKLSSAQTYGISVPSSPVYQVYLSSSWEADIWGKLKSSKKAALAGFYQSVAALQGVQTKLIADIADDYYTLLAYDAELTITHATIDNRKQDVETMRALLDGDVVTAADVVESEANLHSAEVSQYDIESQIRTTENALSVLLGRPAGPIDRSTLESQIPLRNLETGIPSQLLRNRPDILQAEYAYREAFETTNAARAYFYPTLSITAEGGLYAMAVKDFFSAGNLFGELAGGLTQPIFQQGTNKARLKQAKASQAKALNDYQSTLLNAGAEVSNDLFSYEQAIHKQVVRSAQIESLKKAVDYTHELLKYTANTNYNDVLTSEQNLLTAQLNGVADKLQELQAIVDLYVALGGGWQPGNP, encoded by the coding sequence ATGCTGAAGATATTTATAAGAAGGCCTGTATTAAGCACCGTCATCTCCGTCATTATCGTCCTGCTGGGCATCGTGGGGATGGTACAACTCCCGGTGGCGCAGTATCCGGATATCTCTCCACCCACTATCCAGGTGAGCGCCACCTATACGGGCGCCAATGCCGACGTCGTACTGAAAAGTGTCATTGTTCCGCTGGAAGAAGCGATCAACGGGGTGGAGGGGATGAGCTACATGACCTCCACGGCCACGAATACCGGGAGCGCTACCATTTCCGTTTATTTCAGGGTGGGTACGAACCCCGACATGGATGCCGTTAACGTCCAAAACCGGGTTTCCAGTGCCACCAGTCTGCTTCCCGCAACGGTATCCCAGGCCGGCGTGACGGTGAACAAGCAACAGTCCAGCCTTTTGCTGATCGCTTCTTTATACAGCGACAACCCGGCCTACGACGGGACCTTCCTGCAGAATTACGCGGAGATCAATATCCTGCCGCAACTAAAACGGCTGAATGGCGTAGGCAATGCCTCGGTTTTCGGTTCCCGGAAGTACTCGATGCGCATCTGGCTAAAGCCGGATAAGATGGCGGCGTACAAGCTCACACCTCAAGATGTCAACGACGCGTTGAGCGAACAGAACATGGAAGCCGCGCCCGGCAAGTTTGGCGAGAACAGCGACCAGAGCTTCCAATACGTGATCCGCTACACCGGCCAGTTGAAGTCGGTGCCGGAATTCAGCAATATCATCGTAAAAGCATCTTCCGATGGAGGCCTTGTACGGCTCAGCGACGTCGCACGCGTCGAGCTGGGGGCACAAGACTATAGTGTTTACGGGCTGGCGCAGGGTAAGCCCGCCGCCATGCTGGCCGTGAGCCAGATACCGGGTTCCAATGCCCGCAGCGTCATCCTGGCGTCCGAAAAAGTGCTGGAACAAGCCGCCGGGTCCCTGCCTGCCGGCGTGCATTACCAGGTAGATGTGGATATCAATAAGTTCCTGGATGCATCCATTGAAAAGGTCGTGCGTACCCTAGTGGAATGTTTCGCACTGGTTTTCCTGGTGATCTTCATCTTCCTGCAAGACGTCCGGTCTACCATTATACACGGGGTCTCCGTCCCGGTCGCCATCACCGGAACATTTTTCTTCCTGTATCTTTTCGGCTACAGCATTAACCTGCTTACCCTGTTCGCCCTGGTCCTGGCCATAGGCATTGTCGTGGACGATGCCATCGTCGTGGTCGAAGCGGTACACGCGAAACTGGAGCAGGGTTACCGGTCGCCGCGAAAGGCCGCCATCGATGCCATGGGCGAGATCAGCGGAGCGATCGTGTCCATCACCCTGGTGATGTCGGCAGTATTCATTCCCGTAACCTTCATCGGCGGCTCGACCGGTGTTTTCTTCAAGCAGTTTGGCGTTACCCTTGCCGTCGCCATCCTCATCTCGGCCATCAATGCCCTAACCCTTTGCCCCGCGCTGGCGGCGCTTTTCCTGAAGCCGCTACACGAAGAGGAGGGGGCTACGATCAAACGGCGTTTCCAACAGGGCTTTAATGCAGCCTATGCGGCGATGGCCGAAAAATATAGCCGGTGCGTGCGGTTTCTGACGCATCGAACCTGGATCGCCGCCATCGCGGTCCTTTTCTTCGGTACCGGTTTCTACCTTCTTTTCACGTATACGCCCTCCAGCTTTGTGCCGGATGAAGACATGGGGGTTGTATTTGTCAATATCACCCTGCCCCCGGCTTCCTCCCTCGAACGGTCCGGGCAGGTGGCCGATACGCTCGACAAGATGCTCAGCACGGTCCCCGGTGTGGAACGGTCCATCCGCCTCGTAGGGCAGAACTTTCTGGCAGGCAGCGGGAGTTCCTATGCCATACTCATCCTTGAGCTCAAAGACTGGGGCAAAAGAAAAGGCATCACCAACAATGACGTCATTCAGGAAATAAACCGTCGGACGGCCCACTTCAAGGATGCCGACCTCCTGTCCTTCTCTCTGCCGACGATCACCGGTTTCAGCAACAGCGGTGGTTTCGAGTTCCAGTTAGAAGACAAAGGCGGGCATTCCACGGCGGAGTTTTACCAGGTTGCCCAGTCTTTCCTGGCCGGGCTCCGCAAAAGGCCCGAGATCATGTTCGCGTCCACGCCGTTCAATCCCAATTTCCCGCAATACCTGATGGAGGTCAATGTCGCCCGGTGTAAGCAGGCCAATATATCGGTGTCTTCCCTGCTCAACACGATCAGCATCTATTACGGCGCTTCCTACGCATCCAATTTTACGGAGTTCGGCAAACAATACCGGGTGATGGTACAGGCGGATACGGCTTACCGGGCCAGTATCGAAGGGCTGAACAAGATTTATATCCGGGTCACCGACAGCGGGATGGCGCCGGTTTCCTCCTTCATTTCCATGCATCGGGTCTATGGCCCGGAAAGCATTTCCCGCTTTAACCTTTTCTCCTCCATGTCCGTCAGCGGATCACCAAGCCCTGCTTACAGCACCGGCCAGGCCCTACAGGCCATCCGGGATGTCGCCGCCCGCTCGCTCCCGTCCGGTTACGGGTATGAATTCTCCGGTATAAGCCTCGAAGAGGAGAACAGCGGAACGCAGACGGTGTATATCTTTATCCTTTCGCTTGTCTTTGTTTATTTCATCCTAAGCGGCTTATATGAGAGCTACCTCCTACCCCTGGCGGTCCTGCTCTCCTTGCCGGTGGGATTGACGGGGCAATTGCTTTTTGCCCGTCTTTTCGGCCTCGACAAAAATATCTACATGCAGGTCTGCATGGTGATGCTCATCGGGCTGCTATCCAAGAACGCCATTCTCATCGTAGAGTTCGCCATCGACCGCCGCAGGCTGGGCATGCCCCTGGTGCAATCCGCCATCGAGGGCGCACAGGCAAGGCTCCGGCCGATCCTGATGACCTCCTTCGCCTTCATTTTCGGACTGATGCCCCTTATGTTCTCCAGTGGCGTCGGCGCACACGGCAACCGGTCCATCGGCACGGGGGCCATCGGAGGCATGTTGACGGGGACGATACTGGGCGTCTTTCTCACGCCGGTATTGTATGTGCTTTTCCAGGGATTGCAGGAAAGGTTCAGCGGCCCGGCCCGGCCGCTGGATGAGCCGGAAGACGAGCACAACCCCATCCCTATCCGCCCGTTAATGGTAATCCTCTTCGCCGGCCTTTTCTTCTCCTCCTGTAAAGTCACCCAGCCTTATAGCAAACCGGCAACCGCCCTGCCCACCCATTACCGGGACCAGGCCATGGTTGACACGACGACCCTGGCCACGCTGCCCTGGCGAAGCCTTTTCAGCGATCCCAAGCTCCAGGCGCTGATACAGGAGGGGCTTTCCGCCAACCTGGATATAAAAAGCGCCATAGAAACCATCCATTCCTCCGAAGCCACCCTGCAACAATCGAGGGCAGCCCTTCTTCCGAGCCTGAGCGCCGACGCGGGTGCAACGATTCAAAAATTGTCTTCCGCGCAAACTTATGGTATCAGCGTCCCCTCCTCGCCGGTTTACCAGGTCTACCTCAGCAGCAGTTGGGAGGCGGATATTTGGGGGAAACTCAAAAGCTCCAAAAAGGCGGCGCTGGCTGGTTTTTATCAATCGGTCGCCGCCCTTCAGGGCGTGCAGACAAAACTCATTGCCGATATCGCCGACGACTACTATACCCTTTTAGCGTATGACGCAGAGTTGACGATCACCCATGCCACCATCGACAACCGCAAACAGGATGTCGAAACCATGCGTGCCCTGCTGGACGGCGACGTAGTGACGGCCGCCGATGTGGTGGAAAGCGAAGCAAACCTGCATTCCGCCGAAGTCTCGCAATACGACATCGAGTCCCAGATCAGGACGACGGAAAACGCATTGAGCGTCCTCCTGGGCCGGCCGGCGGGTCCCATCGACCGGTCCACACTGGAAAGTCAGATCCCCCTTCGGAACCTCGAAACAGGGATCCCCTCACAGCTTTTGCGCAACAGGCCCGATATCTTGCAGGCCGAATACGCTTACCGCGAGGCATTCGAGACAACCAACGCCGCAAGGGCTTATTTCTACCCTACCCTTTCCATAACGGCCGAAGGCGGTTTGTATGCCATGGCCGTAAAGGACTTCTTTAGCGCGGGTAACCTCTTCGGGGAGCTTGCCGGCGGGCTTACACAACCGATCTTCCAGCAAGGCACAAACAAGGCAAGGCTTAAACAGGCAAAAGCTTCGCAGGCAAAGGCGCTGAACGACTACCAATCCACCCTGTTGAACGCCGGGGCTGAGGTGTCCAACGATTTATTCAGCTATGAGCAGGCGATCCATAAACAGGTGGTTCGTTCCGCCCAGATCGAGTCCCTCAAAAAAGCGGTCGACTATACCCATGAACTCTTAAAATACACCGCCAATACCAACTATAACGACGTGCTGACCTCCGAGCAGAACCTGCTGACGGCGCAACTGAATGGGGTGGCGGATAAGTTACAGGAGTTGCAGGCTATTGTAGACCTGTATGTGGCGTTGGGGGGAGGCTGGCAGCCGGGGAACCCCTAA